A portion of the Lolium rigidum isolate FL_2022 chromosome 1, APGP_CSIRO_Lrig_0.1, whole genome shotgun sequence genome contains these proteins:
- the LOC124656788 gene encoding BTB/POZ and MATH domain-containing protein 1-like, whose product MSSADKSSPPASAIIAKASRGYHILKIDGYSLTKGTPTGESLDSSQFTVCGHRWRIRYFPNGYNSECAGFISLYLKLDETVIKEVKTQSIISFVDALTMEEHPCLTSLAVDTFDSKNHSWGRTKFIKREDLDNSMHLVDDSFTVRCDIAVISEEIRAEEMSVPKFIDVPPSDLNQHLGDLLENGEGADVVFEVAGETFAAHRWLLASRSSVLRAELFGSMKEGKSGTADVIRVHDMEAQVFSALLCFAYTDSLPVDETKEEDAMCQHLLVAADRYDLKRLKLVCEEKLCKYIDVSTVGTILALADQHRCDGLKKACFHFLSSATNMTAALATDGFQHLSRSCPSVMIQLIAMSSLSHSA is encoded by the coding sequence ATGTCGTCTGCCGACAAGTCGTCTCCGCCAGCCTCCGCCATTATAGCCAAAGCATCCAGGGGTTACCACATCCTCAAAATCGACGGCTACTCTCTCACCAAAGGGACCCCCACCGGGGAGAGCCTCGATTCCTCCCAGTTCACCGTGTGCGGCCATCGCTGGCGCATCCGCTACTTCCCCAACGGCTACAACAGCGAATGCGCCGGTTTCATATCCCTTTACCTCAAACTGGACGAAACTGTCATCAAGGAAGTGAAGACACAATCCATCATCAGTTTCGTTGACGCGCTCACCATGGAGGAGCACCCTTGTCTCACATCGCTGGCAGTAGACACCTTCGATAGCAAGAATCATTCATGGGGGCGTACCAAGTTCATCAAAAGGGAGGACCTAGACAATTCCATGCACCTCGTAGACGACTCATTCACTGTCAGGTGTGACATCGCCGTTATCAGCGAGGAGATCCGTGCTGAGGAGATGTCCGTGCCCAAGTTCATTGATGTGCCACCATCTGACCTGAACCAGCATCTGGGTGATCTCCTCGAGAATGGGGAGGGTGCCGATGTGGTCTTCGAGGTCGCCGGGGAAACATTCGCCGCTCATCGGTGGCTGCTTGCGTCCAGGTCGTCGGTTTTGCGGGCGGAGCTCTTCGGCTCGATGAAGGAGGGGAAGAGCGGCACTGCAGATGTCATACGCGTACATGATATGGAGGCGCAGGTGTTCAGCGCGTTGCTATGTTTCGCGTACACCGACTCGTTGCCGGTGGATGAAACAAAAGAGGAAGACGCCATGTGCCAGCATCTCCTTGTTGCGGCGGACAGGTATGATCTTAAGAGGCTAAAGCTGGTCTGCGAGGAGAAGCTGTGCAAGTACATCGATGTGAGCACGGTAGGGACGATCCTGGCGCTTGCTGACCAGCACCGCTGCGACGGTCTGAAGAAGGCATGCTTCCATTTTCTCAGCTCTGCAACAAATATGACGGCAGCCTTGGCCACTGACGGCTTTCAGCATCTGAGTAGGAGCTGCCCCTCTGTTATGATACAGCTGATTGCCATGTCCTCACTCAGTCACTCGGCCTAA